The Actinomycetota bacterium genomic sequence AAGCCGGGCGCACCGCGCTCCACGGGCGCTCGCTGACCTCCCGGCGTCGACGCCCGAGTCGACCGAGTTGTCCAAGGAGCTCCGCCGCCGTGGCTTCCGCTTCGTGGGGCCGACGACCGCGTATGCCGCGATGCAGTCCCTCGGCGTGGTGAACGACCACCTCGCCCGGTGCCCGGCCCGGGCGCGGGTCGAGTCGCTCCGGGCCGCGCTCGTGCGCCCTTGACAACCCGTTGCCGTTCCGACAATCATTCACCACAACGTGAACGATCTCGGCCCGGACCTCGACTCCACGCTTTCCGCGCTCGCCGATCCCACGCGTCGCAAGGTCGTCGACCTGCTCCGCGCCGGCCCGCGGCGGGCGGGCGAGCTGGCCGCGACGGTCGAGATGAGCGCACCGGCGATGAGCCGTCACCTCCGCGTGCTGCGTGCCAGCGGACTGGTCGAGGCCGAGCTGGTCGACGACGACGCCCGCCTGCGCGTCTACCGCCTGCGTCCCGAGCGCTTCGTCGCCCTTCAGGCATGGCTCGACCAGGTGCAGGCGTTCTGGGCCGAGCAGCTCGGCTCGTTCAAGGCCCACGCCGAGCGCACGCGGGGCGGGGCGGTGTGAGCGACCGCGCGTCGGTCACCGCGAGCGTCGAGGTCGACGTCGACCCGACCACCGCCTTCGAGCTCTTCACCGCGGGCATCGACACCTGGTACAAGCGCGGGCCCCACAGCTTCACGGACCCGAAGCGGGCGGTCGGCGTGCGGTTCGAGCCCGGCGTCGGCGGCCGCTTCCTCGAGGTGCACGACCCGGCGACGGGTGAGGGCGTCGAGTGGGGCCGGGTGCTGGTGTGGGAGCCGGGCGAACGTCTCGTGTTCTCCGACCTGCTGTCGAGCTCACCACCCGCGCCCGCGACGGAGGTCGAGGTGCGCTTCGTACCCGTCGACGCGGGAACGCGCGTCACGCTCGAGCACCGCGGCCTCGACCGCCTCCCGCCTGACGTCGCCGCCCAGAGACGAAGGTTCGGGTGGATCACCCTGCTCGGCTGGTTCGACGAGCACTTCGCCGCGACACCCGAAGCCGCGCCATGACCCTCGTCATCGAAGCCGAGGCCCTCACGCGGTCGTTCGGCGCCCGGCGGGCTGTCGACGCCCTCGACCTCCACGTCGAGGCGGGCGACGTCTTCGGGTTGCTCGGACCCAACGGCGCGGGCAAGACCACCACCATCCGGATGTTGACGACGCTGCTCGCGCCCACGTCCGGCTCGGCCCGCGTCTGCGGCTTCGACGTCACCCGGCAACCCGGTCAGGTTCGCCGACGCATCGGCTACGTGATGCAGAACGTGGCGCTGCAGACCAACCACCTGCTCACCGGGCGCGAGAACGTGGAGCTCGAGGCGGCCCTGCGCCACGTGCCCCGCCGCCTCTGCCGCGAGCGGGCCGAGGAGGTGCTCGACCTCGTCGGTCTCCTGCCGCATGCCGACCGGCTCATCGCGGAGTACTCCGGCGGCATGCGCAAGCGCCTCGACCTGGCCGGCGGCTTGCTGCACCGGCCCGAGGTGCTCGTGCTCGACGAGCCCAGCCTCGGGCTCGATGTGCAGTCGCGCCACCGCATGTGGGACCACATCCGGGGTCTGCGCGATCAGGGGACGACCGTGCTGCTGGCCACCAACTACCTCGACGAGGCCGACCGGCTCTGCAATCGCCTCACGATCATCGACGACGGCCGCACCGTGGTGACGGGTTCGCCCGCCGAGCTCAAGCGGGCCATCGGAGCCGACGTCGTGCAGGTCACGACCCGCGCGGCCGATCGGCTGCGGGCCGCGATCGAGGACGAGGCGTGGGTGCAGCGCTTTGTCGTGACGGACTCCGGTGACGTGCACGTCTACGTCGACGACGCGTCCGTGGCGCTTCCGGCGGTCATGCGCGTGTCGCTCGACCACGGCGTCGAGTTGGAGCGCGTGACGTACAGCCAGCCCACCCTCGACGACGTGTTCCTGCTCCACACCGGGCGGGAGCTGCGGGAGATGGAGGTGAGCGCCTGATGGTCGACCAGGCCGTCCACGCGCCGGCGACGACCGCGGCGATCGGAACCGAACGAGACACGGAGTCGCGCCCGTGGGCGCAGGAGGTCGCCGCGCTCGCCCGGCGCTGGTTCATCCAGCTGAGTCGTGACCGTCTCAACCTGGTCTTCAGCGTCTGTCAACCCGCGCTCTGGTTGGTGTTCTTCGGCAGCGGGATCGAGCGTGCCGTCGATGCCAAGGTGATCGGCACCTCGAACTACATCGGGTTCATGCTGCCCGGCGTCATCTCGCTGACCGTCGTCACCAACGCGGTCAGCGGCGCCATGCCGATGCTCTGGGACAAGGAGACGGGCTACCTCGACAAGTTGCTGAGCATGCCGATCGCCCGGAGCTCGCTGATCGTGAGCCGCTTCGTGTTCCAGTTCGCGCTGGGCTGCGCGCAGGTCGTGCTCGTGTTCGTGGTGGCGGTCATCATCGGAGCGGGCATCGCGGCGGGCCCGCTCGGCGCGATCGCGATACTCGCCGTTGCCGGCGTGCTGAGCATGGCGTCCACCGCGGTGTTCATGGGCCTCGCCTACCGCGTCCCCACCCACGGCACCTTCTTCGCCATCACCGGCTTCGTCACCCTGCCGCTGGTGTTCATGAGCAACGCGTTCGTGCCGGTCGACGCCATGCCCGCGTGGATGGCCGCGGTCGCTCGACTCAACCCCCTCACCTACGCGATCGAAGCCATGCGCATCCTCGTGCTCGACGGCTGGCGAGTCGGGGTGCTGACCTCGCTCGGCGTGCTGGTTCTGTTCGCGGCCGCGTGCCTCACCGTCGGCACCTACGAGTTCCGCCGTCACACCGGTCAGCGGGTCGACGAGCGCCGCTGAGACGGCTGCTCATCGCCCCCGCCACTGAGGGGCTCGACCCTCGCGGGCGGCCCGCGCACCTTCCGCGGCGTCGTCGGTGGCGGCGGCGACCTTGCGCATCGTCTCGCCGAAGCGGATGGCCTCCAACGGCGGGAGGTGCTGCGCGCGCATCGCCACCTCCTTGGTGGCGCGCGCCGCCAGCGGCGCCGCCGCGACCAGGCGGTCGGCCAGGCGTCGGGCTTCGGGCATGAGGTCGTCGTGGGGGACGACCCAACCGGCCAGGCCGATCTCGCGGGCACGCACCGCGTCGATTCGGTCGCCCGTGAGCAGCAGCTCCATCGCGCGCTGCCACCCGAGGCGCGCCGGGAGGCGTATGGCACCGACGATGGTGGGCACACCGAGCTTCACCTCCGGAAAGCCGAAGACCGCGTGCTCGCTGGCGACGACGAAGTCGCACCAGCTCACCAGCGTGAGCCCGTAGCCGAGGCAGTAGCCGTTGACCGCGGCGATGACCGGCTTGAAGATCTCCCATCCGCTCTCGAACGAGTTCAGCGTCGGCTTCTCCCAGAAGGTGCCGGGGAAGTCGCCCGCGGCACCCTGCCCGTCCTTCATGTCCGCGCCGACACAGAAGGCCCGTCCCGCGCCCGTGACGATGGCCACCCACGCGTCGTCGTCGTCACGGAAGCGCGCGAATGCATCGTTCAGGCCGGCGCGCATGTCGGCGTTGATCGCGTTCAGCGCGTCCGGACGGTTGTAGGTGATGGTGGCGATGTGGCCTTCGAGCGCGTAACCCACGCTGTCCACGGTCATCTCCCCGTTGCTCTGCTCGTGGCCTCCGGGGTCGTGCCCGCCACGAACCGCATGTCGGGGTAGCGGTCGCCCGCCACGTCGCGCATGGGAAACGCCGCTTCGATGCGCGCCAGGTCGGCCGGCTCGAGGGTCACGTCGAGCGCCGCCACGTTCTCCTCGAGGTACGTGCGGCGCTTGGTGCCGGGGATCGGAACCACGTCGTCGCCCTGCGCGTGCACCCACGCGAGCGCGAGCTGGCCCGCGGTGCAGCCCTTCTCGGACGCGATGTCCTTCACCCGATCGACGAGCTCGAGATTGCGGGCGAAGTTCTCGCCCTGGAACCGCGGCTGGAAGCGGCGGAAGTCGTCGGCGGCGAAATCGTCGGGCGAAGTGAGCTGTCCGGTGAGGAAGCCTCGGCCGAGCGGGCTGTAGGGCACGATGCCGATACCGAGGTCGCGCGCGGTCGCCACGACGTCGACCTCGAGGTCGCGGCTCCACAGCGACCACTCGCTCTGCAGCGCGGCGATGGGGTGCACCGCGACCGCCCGACGCAGCGTTTCGGGCGCGGCTTCCGACAAGCCGAGGTGGCCGACCTTGCCCGCGGCCACCAGCTCGGCCATCGCGCCCACGGTCTCCTCGATCGGCGTGGCCGGGTCGGCGCGGTGCAGGTAGTAGAGGTCGATGTGCTCGACACCGAGCCGCCGGAGCGACGCCTCGCACGACTCGTGGACGTAGGCGGCGTCGGCCCGGAGGCCCCGGCGCCGCGGGTCGTCGGGGTCGCGCACGATGCCGAACTTGGTGGCGAGCACGACGTCGTCGCGCCGGTCGCGGACGGCCCGGCCCACCAGCTCCTCGTTGACGAACGGGCCGTAGACGTCGGCGGTGTCGAGGAACGTCACTCCCAGGTCGAGGGCGCGGTGGACGGTGGCGATCGACTCGGCCTCGTCGCCGGGGCCGTAGAACTCGCTCATGCCCATGCACCCGAGCCCCTGGGCGGAGACGGTGAGGCCGGTTCGCCCGAGGGCGCGTGCGGGAAGCGTCATCCGTGCACCCTAAGGCGTCGAGCGCCTCACGGCTGCAGCAGCAGACCCAGCCGCGCCGCCGCGACGCGGATCCCGACCCATCCCATCGCACCGAGGTACGCGGCGTGGAGCAACAACGTCCACTGCATGTCGCCGAGAATGAGCCCGCGCTCGAGGGCGACGCCCTGGTAGAGCGGCGTGCAACGCACCACCCAGGCCAGCGCGTGGGGGTACCGCGACAACGGGAAGAACGTCGCCGAGAACAGGAACAGCGGCACGATGGCGAGGTTCACGTAGTCGAAGTCGATGAACGAGCGCATCCACGTGGTGGCGGCCAGCCCCGCACCCGCGAAGCCGAGCCCGATCAGCACCGCGGCGGGGACCGCGAGCACGGCCCAGGCCGAGTCCACCAGACCGAGCACGACCATGGTGACGAGGAAGCCGGTCGCGTAGATCGTCCCCCGCAACAGCGCCCACACGACCTCACCGGTCGCCACCTCGCGGACGCGGAGGGGCGTTGCGAGCATGGCGTCGTAGGTGTGCATGTACTTGAACTTCACGAAGAAGTTGAACGTCGTGTCGAAGATGGCTCCGTTCATCGCTGCCGAGGCGAGGAGCCCGGGCGCGACGAACGTGCGGTAGGGAACCAGATGGCCTGCGGGCCCCGGCAGGTCGCCGACCAGCCGGCCCACTCCCACACCGATCGACAGCAGGTACAGGACGGGCTCGGCGAAGCCGGTGAGGAACACGTACCAGATGCGCCGGTACGCGAGGGCATTGCGCTCGACGATCCGGACCGGCCGGCGGGCCACGATCACCGGCACGACCTCCTCGTCGTCACTGGGCCAGCTTCCGCGTGAAGCTGCGCGTCCCCCACCACCAACCGGCGCCGACACAGCCGACCAACACGGCGACGTGGACGAGTGCGGCGGCCCAATCCACCGAGCCCGTGGTGGCGGCCCGGCAGAGCTCGACGCCGTGCCAGAGCGGCGACACCGCGGATGCGGCCCGCAGCCCGGCGGGTAGCTGATCGACGGGGAAGAAGGTGCCGGAGAACAGGAACAGCGGCACGATCGCGAGGCGGAGGATGAGGGGAAAGGTCACGTCGGTGTCCTGGGTGGCGGCGAACGCCGCGAGGGGAGCCGCGAACGCCGCCGCGCACAGCACGGCTGCCGGCATCGCGAGCACGCCCCACGGCGACGCCACCGCCCCGAGGAGCGCGGCGACGACGAGGAACGCCGACGCCGACATGGCCACGCGCACGGCCGTCCACACGACGAAGCCGCCGTAGACGTCGGACGCGCCGACCGGCGTGGCGACCATCGCGTGGAACGTGCGCACCCACTTCGTGCCGGCCATCACCGGCCACAGTGACTCGGCCGCGGCCGTCTGCATGGCACTGGAGGCGAGGAGCCCGGGCGCGACGAACGTGAGGTAGTCGACCCCGGCGACGGCACCGTGGCGCTCGTCGACCAGCCCGCCGAGGCCGAGGCCTATGGCGGCGAGGAACAGGACCGGTGTGAAGAAGCTGGAGTACACCGAGGTCCGCCACAGCCTCCGGAAGACCCGCGCCTCGCGTTCGACGACCCGGAGGAGGGCGGGCGTGACGACCATCAGTCCTCCAGCGTGCGGCCGGTGAGCGTGAGGAACACGTCCTCGAGCGTGCTCCGACGAACGAGCACCGACGCGGGTTGCACGCCGTTGCCGTCGAGGGCGTCCGCGACCGCGTCGCCGTCACCCGTGTAGACGAGCACGCGGTCGTTGAGCACCTCGACCCGCTCGCCCGTCGCGGCCAGCCGGGGCACCGCTGCCTGCGGCGCCTCGGCCGTCTCGAAGCGCAGCTCCACGACCTCGCGCGTCGAATGCCGTTGGATCAGCTCCCGCGGTGAGCCCTCGGCGACGATCCGGCCCCCGTCCATGATCACCAGCCGGTCGCAGAGCTGCTCCGCCTCGTCCATGTAGTGGGTCGTGAGGACGAGGGTGACACCCTGGCGCTTGAGCGAGTAGAGGCGTTCCCACAACAGGTGCCGGGCCTGCGGGTCGAGGCCCGTGGTGGGCTCGTCGAGCAGCAGGAGCTCGGGCTGGTTGATCAACGCACGGGCGACGATGAGACGCCGCTTCATGCCGCCCGACAGCGGGTCGACCCGGTCGTTGCGACGCTCGCGCAACTGCACGAACGTCAACAGCTCGTCGGCGCGTTCGCGGATCACCGCGCGCGGGAGGTCGAAGTACCTCCCGTAGATGAGGAGGTTGTCCCACACGGTCAGCTCGGTGTCGAGGTTGTCCTCCTGGGGCACGACGCCGATGCGTGCGCGGATTCGGGAGCCGTCGACGGCCGGGTCCATCCCGAGCACGCGCAGCTCGCCCTCCGACACCGGCGACACGCACCCGATCATGCGCATCGTGGAGCTCTTGCCCGCGCCGTTGGGCCCGAGGAACCCGAACGCCTCTCCCCGTCCGACCTGGAAGTCGATGCCGTCGACCGCCACGAACGGCCCGAAGCGCTTCGTGAGGCGGCGGCCCTCGATGAGCGGAGGCGCACCCACGCCGGACGACGCTACCGGCTGGCCGTCGCTCACCGCCCCCGACTTCTTGGCGTGGGAAGCCGTGCTGACGACGGCTGCGTACGACAAGAAGGGTTGTGTGACGGCTAGTTCATCGTCGGGTCGGGCGGGAAGGTCGACACGAGCGCGTAGTCGCCGCCCTGTCGTCTCAACACCGTGCGCCAGAGGCCGCCGGGCTCGGCGCACAGCGCATCGTCGGGGTCGGAGTCGACGACGAACCACGCGCCCTCGTCGATCTCACCCTCGAGCTGTCCGGGGCCCCAACCCGCGTACCCCGCGAACACGCGCAAACGGTCGAGCACGGGGATGTCGTCGGGATGACCCTCGAGGTCGAGGGTGCCGAGGCCGTCGAAGAGCGGACGCCACGCCTCGATCTCCGGCTCACCGCGCGCCCGGGCCAGGCAGATGGCGGCGCTCGGCGCGACGGGCCCTCCGACGAACACGACCGGCGGGTCGACGACGAACGCCTCCCACTGCGGCAGCGGTTCCGCGACGGCCAGCTCGCTCGGGCGGTTGAGGACCACGCCGAGCGCGCCGTGGTCGCCGTGCTCCAGGACGAGCACCACCGTGCGGTCGAAGTCGGGGGTCTGCAGGGCAGGGGTGGCGACGAGCAACCGGCCGGTCAGCAAGAGGTCGGACATCACCCACGATTCTCGCAGGTGGTGCCGCGTCAGCCTCGCGTCGTCGGCTGGTAGATCCCGATGCCGTCGGGGTAGGCGAGCCCGTCGGCCAGGACCTCGGGAGTTTGCGGCGCGCCGTCGACGAACCGGATGCGCCGCACGCTGCCGTTGGGGCCGGGCCCGACCTCGGGGCTGAGGACGATCCCGATGTCCGCGTAGTAGAGGGTGCCCTCGGCGTCGACGCCGAGCCCGAGCGGGGTGCCCGTCGAGTACGTCTTGGTGCCGAGCGTCTCGCCGGCGGGCGGCGTCAGCACGCTGCGGACGAACTTGCCGTCGTTGTCGACCTCGGCAATGACGCCGTTGAAGACGCTCGACACGTAGAACCCGCCGTGACCGGTGGGCACCATGGCGTTCGGTGTGAGGATTGGAGGGGCGGCGGTCACGAAGGTCTGACGCGACACCGAGTCGGCCATCGGCGCTCCGGTCGCATCCTTCTTGCCGCATCCTCCTGCCGCGTCGTCAGAGGTCGGGAACGGGCCCGTGTACCGCACCACACCCGTCGACGCGTTTCCGGGTCGCGCCGAAGCGACGTAGATGCGATCCTGCGCGTCGACGTAGATCTGCCCCGCGGTCGCGATGCTGACATCGAGCTTGCAGTAGCGCACCTGGCGCGAGTCGAACGGCGGGAACCACACGATCAGCTGGCCGTCTCCGGTTCCCGCCGCCTGGTTGCCCACGTCGGTCGTGAGGACGCGTCCGTCGCGCAGGAAGCCGCAGCCGTAGTTCTCGGCGTTGCTGGCGGAGGGCTGGTACGTGGGTGTGAGCTTGCCGACCTCGGCGGCCTTGAACGTTCCCACCGTGTCGCCTGTGAGAT encodes the following:
- a CDS encoding ABC transporter, whose translation is MVVTPALLRVVEREARVFRRLWRTSVYSSFFTPVLFLAAIGLGLGGLVDERHGAVAGVDYLTFVAPGLLASSAMQTAAAESLWPVMAGTKWVRTFHAMVATPVGASDVYGGFVVWTAVRVAMSASAFLVVAALLGAVASPWGVLAMPAAVLCAAAFAAPLAAFAATQDTDVTFPLILRLAIVPLFLFSGTFFPVDQLPAGLRAASAVSPLWHGVELCRAATTGSVDWAAALVHVAVLVGCVGAGWWWGTRSFTRKLAQ
- a CDS encoding enoyl-CoA hydratase/isomerase family protein codes for the protein MDSVGYALEGHIATITYNRPDALNAINADMRAGLNDAFARFRDDDDAWVAIVTGAGRAFCVGADMKDGQGAAGDFPGTFWEKPTLNSFESGWEIFKPVIAAVNGYCLGYGLTLVSWCDFVVASEHAVFGFPEVKLGVPTIVGAIRLPARLGWQRAMELLLTGDRIDAVRAREIGLAGWVVPHDDLMPEARRLADRLVAAAPLAARATKEVAMRAQHLPPLEAIRFGETMRKVAAATDDAAEGARAAREGRAPQWRGR
- a CDS encoding ABC transporter; translated protein: MPVIVARRPVRIVERNALAYRRIWYVFLTGFAEPVLYLLSIGVGVGRLVGDLPGPAGHLVPYRTFVAPGLLASAAMNGAIFDTTFNFFVKFKYMHTYDAMLATPLRVREVATGEVVWALLRGTIYATGFLVTMVVLGLVDSAWAVLAVPAAVLIGLGFAGAGLAATTWMRSFIDFDYVNLAIVPLFLFSATFFPLSRYPHALAWVVRCTPLYQGVALERGLILGDMQWTLLLHAAYLGAMGWVGIRVAAARLGLLLQP
- a CDS encoding ABC transporter → MVDQAVHAPATTAAIGTERDTESRPWAQEVAALARRWFIQLSRDRLNLVFSVCQPALWLVFFGSGIERAVDAKVIGTSNYIGFMLPGVISLTVVTNAVSGAMPMLWDKETGYLDKLLSMPIARSSLIVSRFVFQFALGCAQVVLVFVVAVIIGAGIAAGPLGAIAILAVAGVLSMASTAVFMGLAYRVPTHGTFFAITGFVTLPLVFMSNAFVPVDAMPAWMAAVARLNPLTYAIEAMRILVLDGWRVGVLTSLGVLVLFAAACLTVGTYEFRRHTGQRVDERR
- a CDS encoding aldo/keto reductase, translated to MTLPARALGRTGLTVSAQGLGCMGMSEFYGPGDEAESIATVHRALDLGVTFLDTADVYGPFVNEELVGRAVRDRRDDVVLATKFGIVRDPDDPRRRGLRADAAYVHESCEASLRRLGVEHIDLYYLHRADPATPIEETVGAMAELVAAGKVGHLGLSEAAPETLRRAVAVHPIAALQSEWSLWSRDLEVDVVATARDLGIGIVPYSPLGRGFLTGQLTSPDDFAADDFRRFQPRFQGENFARNLELVDRVKDIASEKGCTAGQLALAWVHAQGDDVVPIPGTKRRTYLEENVAALDVTLEPADLARIEAAFPMRDVAGDRYPDMRFVAGTTPEATSRATGR
- a CDS encoding ATP-binding cassette domain-containing protein; the protein is MTLVIEAEALTRSFGARRAVDALDLHVEAGDVFGLLGPNGAGKTTTIRMLTTLLAPTSGSARVCGFDVTRQPGQVRRRIGYVMQNVALQTNHLLTGRENVELEAALRHVPRRLCRERAEEVLDLVGLLPHADRLIAEYSGGMRKRLDLAGGLLHRPEVLVLDEPSLGLDVQSRHRMWDHIRGLRDQGTTVLLATNYLDEADRLCNRLTIIDDGRTVVTGSPAELKRAIGADVVQVTTRAADRLRAAIEDEAWVQRFVVTDSGDVHVYVDDASVALPAVMRVSLDHGVELERVTYSQPTLDDVFLLHTGRELREMEVSA
- a CDS encoding activator of HSP90 ATPase, giving the protein MARPGAGVLGRAARLVQGPRRAHAGRGGVSDRASVTASVEVDVDPTTAFELFTAGIDTWYKRGPHSFTDPKRAVGVRFEPGVGGRFLEVHDPATGEGVEWGRVLVWEPGERLVFSDLLSSSPPAPATEVEVRFVPVDAGTRVTLEHRGLDRLPPDVAAQRRRFGWITLLGWFDEHFAATPEAAP
- a CDS encoding ABC transporter ATP-binding protein, with protein sequence MGAPPLIEGRRLTKRFGPFVAVDGIDFQVGRGEAFGFLGPNGAGKSSTMRMIGCVSPVSEGELRVLGMDPAVDGSRIRARIGVVPQEDNLDTELTVWDNLLIYGRYFDLPRAVIRERADELLTFVQLRERRNDRVDPLSGGMKRRLIVARALINQPELLLLDEPTTGLDPQARHLLWERLYSLKRQGVTLVLTTHYMDEAEQLCDRLVIMDGGRIVAEGSPRELIQRHSTREVVELRFETAEAPQAAVPRLAATGERVEVLNDRVLVYTGDGDAVADALDGNGVQPASVLVRRSTLEDVFLTLTGRTLED
- a CDS encoding YqgE/AlgH family protein, which translates into the protein MSDLLLTGRLLVATPALQTPDFDRTVVLVLEHGDHGALGVVLNRPSELAVAEPLPQWEAFVVDPPVVFVGGPVAPSAAICLARARGEPEIEAWRPLFDGLGTLDLEGHPDDIPVLDRLRVFAGYAGWGPGQLEGEIDEGAWFVVDSDPDDALCAEPGGLWRTVLRRQGGDYALVSTFPPDPTMN
- a CDS encoding winged helix-turn-helix transcriptional regulator gives rise to the protein MNDLGPDLDSTLSALADPTRRKVVDLLRAGPRRAGELAATVEMSAPAMSRHLRVLRASGLVEAELVDDDARLRVYRLRPERFVALQAWLDQVQAFWAEQLGSFKAHAERTRGGAV